One Triplophysa dalaica isolate WHDGS20190420 chromosome 11, ASM1584641v1, whole genome shotgun sequence genomic window carries:
- the rhoua gene encoding ras homolog family member Ua isoform X1, translating into MPPQGAGEYKAVPGMVVPPVPPRRLRSRDLSSAVKSRFGSAAERRVKCVLVGDGAVGKTSLIVSYTTNGYPTEYVPTAFDNFAAVVAVDGKPVKLQLCDTAGQDEFDKLRPLCYTNADVFLLCFSVVSPSSFQNVREKWVPEIRRHCPKAPVLLVGTQADLRQDVKVLIQLAKYKERPVDPQEALSCAEEVQVVSYMECSALTQKNLKEVFDAAIVASIQYSDSQQQKKMKKRTPDKMRTLSKSWWKKYCCLA; encoded by the exons ATGCCTCCGCAGGGAGCTGGAGAATATAAGGCTGTTCCAGGGATGGTTGTACCGCCGGTACCCCCGAGAAGATTGCGGAGCAGAGATTTATCATCCGCGGTGAAGAGTCGCTTCGGGTCGGCAGCTGAGCGCAGGGTGAAGTGCGTGCTGGTCGGTGATGGTGCAGTGGGTAAAACTAGTCTCATTGTGAGCTATACCACCAATGGATATCCGACCGAGTACGTGCCAACAGCTTTTGATAATTTTGCAG CGGTTGTAGCTGTGGATGGCAAGCCTGTTAAACTTCAACTTTGTGACACAGCCGGACAG GATGAGTTTGATAAGCTACGACCGCTGTGCTACACCAACGCTGACGTCTTCCTGCTTTGCTTCAGCGTTGTAAGTCCCTCCTCTTTCCAGAATGTGAGAGAGAAGTGGGTGCCCGAGATCCGTCGGCACTGCCCGAAGGCCCCCGTCCTTCTGGTTGGCACCCAAGCCGACCTTCGCCAAGACGTCAAAGTGCTCATCCAGCTGGCCAAATATAAAGAGCGCCCCGTGGACCCCCAAGAAGCCCTCTCTTGCGCCGAGGAAGTGCAGGTCGTGTCTTACATGGAGTGCTCAGCGCTCACCCAGAAAAATCTTAAGGAGGTGTTTGATGCGGCCATAGTGGCCAGCATCCAGTACTCTGACAGCCAGCAGCAGAAAAAGATGAAGAAGCGTACGCCTGACAAAATGAGGACGCTCTCCAAGTCCTGGTGGAAGAAATACTGCTGTCTGGCATAG
- the rhoua gene encoding ras homolog family member Ua isoform X2 yields the protein MDIRPTVVAVDGKPVKLQLCDTAGQDEFDKLRPLCYTNADVFLLCFSVVSPSSFQNVREKWVPEIRRHCPKAPVLLVGTQADLRQDVKVLIQLAKYKERPVDPQEALSCAEEVQVVSYMECSALTQKNLKEVFDAAIVASIQYSDSQQQKKMKKRTPDKMRTLSKSWWKKYCCLA from the exons ATGGATATCCGACCGA CGGTTGTAGCTGTGGATGGCAAGCCTGTTAAACTTCAACTTTGTGACACAGCCGGACAG GATGAGTTTGATAAGCTACGACCGCTGTGCTACACCAACGCTGACGTCTTCCTGCTTTGCTTCAGCGTTGTAAGTCCCTCCTCTTTCCAGAATGTGAGAGAGAAGTGGGTGCCCGAGATCCGTCGGCACTGCCCGAAGGCCCCCGTCCTTCTGGTTGGCACCCAAGCCGACCTTCGCCAAGACGTCAAAGTGCTCATCCAGCTGGCCAAATATAAAGAGCGCCCCGTGGACCCCCAAGAAGCCCTCTCTTGCGCCGAGGAAGTGCAGGTCGTGTCTTACATGGAGTGCTCAGCGCTCACCCAGAAAAATCTTAAGGAGGTGTTTGATGCGGCCATAGTGGCCAGCATCCAGTACTCTGACAGCCAGCAGCAGAAAAAGATGAAGAAGCGTACGCCTGACAAAATGAGGACGCTCTCCAAGTCCTGGTGGAAGAAATACTGCTGTCTGGCATAG